The region TCATGTGATGCAGAGTAGGTGCTTCCCCGGGTGCGGGTACAGGGGGAAGAATGCGGTCACAGCTCTGCAATGTCGTCAGGATCGTCGGTGTGGTTCTGGGGCTCCAGTGTGCAGCCGCCCAGGCCGAATCGATACCGGTCCGGATCGTCGTCCAGAGCTTTGCTCCGCTGCAATGGGAGAATGACCGGCGGCCGGATGGTTATGTGACCGAGTATATCCAGTCTGTTCTGGACCGTGTCAGCAAAGGTCTGCCGGTTTATGTCAGCAGTTTCGAGTTTCTGCCCTGGAAAAGGGCGCTGCTGACGGCGGAAAACGAGCCCAATGTTCTCTTCTTTTCGATCTCGCGCACCCGGGAACGGGAAGACATGTTTCACTGGCTCGGCGAAGTCTCGCCTTACGGCCAGTATTTCTATCGGCTTGCCGGCGGCCCGGACATCGGTGCGCAAAGCATCGATGACCTGCGCAATCTCGATGTGAAGATCGGGGTGCAGGACGGCAGCAATCTGCACGCCTATCTGAAACAGCTCGGCTTTGAAGGCAGCGGCAATCTGGTGCCCGTCACCGACTACCATCAGGAAATTGAAATGTTGTTCCGCGGTCGGGTCGACCTGATTCCATTGTCCGGCGCCTTGGCCGAAGCGGCGGCCTGCAAACAGGGATTTGACGGTGGGCAACTGGAGCCGGTGGTTTTCATCGAGGCACTGGCGCAGCCATTATGGGCCGTCTTCAGCAAGGATACCGACGCCAGCCTCGTCACGGCTTTCACCCGGGAAATGGCTGTTCTGAAAGAGACCGGCTTTCTTGACCGGGAAAGGTCCGAACATGTCGAGCGCTGGCGAAAACGGGCCTGCGGCAAGCGATGACAATTGCTATAACCGACAATTCGACCGCAATTGATTCAGGAAGACCGATATGACCGATCAGCCGACGACGCCCGTTGATGTGCTCGATTTCTGGTGGCAGGCCGGAGCCGCGAAATGGTTCGCGAGAGACGACAAGTTCGACCGCAGTTGCCGGAACCTCTTTCTGGCCGCCATCGAAAAGGCGGTTGCCGGGGAACTCGATCACTGGATGGAAACGGCGGACGGGGCGCTCGCGCTGCTTCTGCTGCTGGACCAGATGCCGCGCAACGTGTTCCGGGGAACGGCCGGCGCATTCAAGGGCGACGGCAAGGCGCTGTTGGTGGCGGAACATGCCCTGGAACGCGGCTTTGACCGCGCATTCCCCAAGGAGGTCCGGGCATTCTTCTATCTTCCGTTCGAGCACTCGGAAGACATGGCGCATCAGGAAAGGTCGGTGGATCTCCACCGGGCTCTTGGCAGCATGGAGTTTTCCTACTACGCGCTGGTCCACCTTGACACCATCCGCCGGTTCGGCCGCTTTCCTCATCGCAACGCGGCGCTTGGCCGGGAAACGACACCGCAAGAACAGGCCTATCTGGATGACGGCGGCTTTTCCGCCTGATCTGGTCCCTTGAAAACGATCACGGCTTTGCCGTCGCTGACGGCAAAGCCAGCCCTCCTGAACCGGCTGCCACTTTTTTATGCGGCTGCCGGACGCAAGTGTTTCGTGCACGATTTTTTACCATTCTCCAGCAGAGTGCCTAGAAAACAGGCTGTTTGTCTGCCTCCAAAACAATCATCTCCCTTTCCTCAGCGCGTCCTTTAGGCAGCATTGGCGCCAGCTATTCCGCGGGTTTCCGCGAAAAATCGACCGAAATTCGGAAGTTGGCACGGTCCTTGATTAGAAAGGGCGGACACCGGCCCGGGCTGCTCGTCGCGGCAAAGGCAAAGACCTGGGGACCTTTTCTCACAAGGGTTCGAAACAGGCGCGATATCCGGGGTGGTCAGCCGAGCTTCTTCGACGGGAAGGGGCGACAAAAAGGGGAATGAGCGAGCAATGAAAATAGTAATGGCCATCATCAAGCCGTTCAAGCTCGACGAAGTGCGTGATGCTCTCACCGGCATCGGCATCCAGGGGCTCACGGTGACTGAAGTCAAAGGCTATGGCCGCCAGAAAGGTCACACCGAAATCTACCGCGGCACCGAATATGCGGTCAGCTTCCTGCCGAAGCTGAAAATCGAAGTCGCTGTCGACAGTGCCTCCGTCGACAAGGTTGTGGAAGTGATCTCGGGCGCCGCGAAGACGGGCCAGATCGGCGACGGCAAGATCTTCGTCTACTCGATCGATCAGGCCGTCCGTATCCGCACCGGCGAAACCGACGCCGAAGCTCTGTGATTCAGGTAAGGAAACTATCATGAAAAAACTCGTCGCCAAGGGCGCGACTTCGCTGGCCTTGCTGAGCCTTTCGGCGCTGCCGGTGCTTGCTCAGGACACTGCCGCCGCTGCCGAAGCTCCGGCCGTTTCTCCGGAAGTCGCCTACATCTTCAATACGCTGCTGTTCCTGATCGGCGGTTTCCTGGTCATGTGGATGGCTGCCGGCTTTGCCATGCTGGAAGCCGGCCTCGTCCGTTCCAAGAACGTCTCCATGCAGTGCCTGAAAAACATCGCGCTCTACTCGATCGCGGGCCTGATGTTCTGGATCACCGGCTATAACCTGATGTATACCGGCGTTGACGGCGGTTTCATCGGCTCGATCGGTCCGTATGCCTTCGATCCGGTCGGCGGCAATGCGCTCGACACCGGCTATTCCACGGCCTCCGACTGGTTCTTCCAGATGGTGTTCTGCGCGACCACCGCATCCATCGTCTCCGGCACGCTGGCCGAGCGCATCAAGCTGTGGCCGTTCCTGATCTTCACCGTCGTCCTGACGGGCTTCATCTACCCGATTGCCGGCTCCTGGCAGTGGGGCGCGGGCTGGTTGTCCGAACGGGGCTTTTCCGACTTCGCCGGTTCGACGCTGGTTCACTCCGTCGGTGGCTGGGCGGCTCTTTCCGGCGCGATCATCCTCGGTGCCCGTAAAGGCAAATACGGTGCCGACGGTTCCGTGCACCCGTTCCCGGGTTCCTCCATGCCGCTGGCAACGCTCGGAACCTTCATCCTGTGGCTCGGCTGGTTCGGCTTCAACGGCGCTTCGCAGCTGGCGATGGGCACCATCAACGACGTGAGCGACATCTCCCGCATCTTCGCCAACACCAACATGGCTGCCTGCGCAGGTGTCGTGGTCGCAATCATCCTGACCCAGGTGCTCTACAAGAAGGTCGACGTGACCATGGCTCTGAACGGTGCGCTGGCCGGTCTGGTGTCCATCACCGCCGAGCCCCTGGCTCCGAGCGTCGTGCAGTCCGTGTTCATCGGTGCTGTCGGCGGCGCGATTGTCGTCTTCGCCGTGCCGATGCTCGACAAGCTGAAAATCGACGACGTCGTCGGCGCCATTCCGGTTCACCTGCTGGCAGGTATCTGGGGCACCCTGATCGTGCCGCTGTCCAACGACGGCGCCTCCTGGGGCACCCAGATCCTCGGCATCGCCGCTTACGGCGTGTTCACGATGGTTGCCTCGGCAATCGTCTGGTTCATCCTGAAAGCAGCAATGGGCATCCGCGTCACCGCGGAAGAAGAAGCACTCGGTCTCGACAAGGTCGAAATCGGCGTCGAAGCCTATCCGGAATTCGGCACCGGCTCTCAGCGCCTCTGACCAGATCAGACCGCATTCAGGTGGAAACACCTGAATGCGGGAAAGTTGATCGACTTAAAGGTGTCGGAGCGTTTTGGCCGCTCCGGCACGAATCTCCCAAGCGGTCTATTGGCTCGGACCGCAAACTTGGAAAGCCCGGAGTTGCTCCGGGCTTCTTTTTTGTTCGGGAGATGACGGGCTCGATCAGGCCGGTTGGTGCAGCAGAAGCGCCGCCAGATCGTCATGGCTGTCGACAACCCTGTGGGCGCCGGCGGCAAGCAGCTGGTCGGCATGTCCCGCGTGGCAATGGCCGCCGCCGACAAATCCCCAAACCGTCATGCCCGCCGCAAGACCGGCCCTGACGCCGTTGACGCTGTCTTCGACGACAAGCGTTGCCGCAGGGGTTACGCCGAGATTGTCCGCGGCAAAGAGAAACAGGTCCGGCGCCGGCTTGCCCTTGTCCACCTGCTCGCCGGAATAGATGTGCGGCTCGAAATAGGAATGCAGGCCGGTGTGCTGCAGCTTCTGGATCAGCCGCTCCAGCCGCGAGGAGGAGGCCACGGCCCGCGGTCCGCTATGGGCATCCAGGAGTTCCTTGATCCCGGCAATCGCGGCAAGTTCGCGCGTGATGCGCTCGAGGGTCGCCGCGTCGAGCTCCGGGCCGAATGTTTCGGGCAGCGCTCCTTTGCCGAGCGCCTGATGGTCCAGGTCCAGCGCGGCCCAGAAGTCGTTGGCGACAAGGCCCTGGAACCGGTCCATGTAGTCCTTCAGCTCGTAGTGCAGTCCGATCCGGGCCAGATGCTCCCGCTCCACTTCCACATAGATCTTTTCCGAATCGACCAGAACGCCGTCGCAATCGAACAGGATCGCTTCAAATGCCATCTGCTTCTCGTTCTCCCGGACCGGCGGAAAGGCCGGTCGCCTTCAATTTCACCTAGTGCGAGCCGTCGAACAGGCCCTTTACCACCTGTCTTTGAAACAGGATGACAAGCAGGGCCGGGGGCAGGATTGCCAGGATTGCCAGCATCAGCCCGGGAAGGCTGGTGCGGCCGAACAGCTGCATGCCCCGGACCACCGTGTAACTGCTTTCTTCCGACGT is a window of Roseibium salinum DNA encoding:
- a CDS encoding substrate-binding periplasmic protein, with amino-acid sequence MRSQLCNVVRIVGVVLGLQCAAAQAESIPVRIVVQSFAPLQWENDRRPDGYVTEYIQSVLDRVSKGLPVYVSSFEFLPWKRALLTAENEPNVLFFSISRTREREDMFHWLGEVSPYGQYFYRLAGGPDIGAQSIDDLRNLDVKIGVQDGSNLHAYLKQLGFEGSGNLVPVTDYHQEIEMLFRGRVDLIPLSGALAEAAACKQGFDGGQLEPVVFIEALAQPLWAVFSKDTDASLVTAFTREMAVLKETGFLDRERSEHVERWRKRACGKR
- a CDS encoding DUF924 family protein, translating into MTDQPTTPVDVLDFWWQAGAAKWFARDDKFDRSCRNLFLAAIEKAVAGELDHWMETADGALALLLLLDQMPRNVFRGTAGAFKGDGKALLVAEHALERGFDRAFPKEVRAFFYLPFEHSEDMAHQERSVDLHRALGSMEFSYYALVHLDTIRRFGRFPHRNAALGRETTPQEQAYLDDGGFSA
- a CDS encoding P-II family nitrogen regulator, which translates into the protein MKIVMAIIKPFKLDEVRDALTGIGIQGLTVTEVKGYGRQKGHTEIYRGTEYAVSFLPKLKIEVAVDSASVDKVVEVISGAAKTGQIGDGKIFVYSIDQAVRIRTGETDAEAL
- a CDS encoding ammonium transporter translates to MKKLVAKGATSLALLSLSALPVLAQDTAAAAEAPAVSPEVAYIFNTLLFLIGGFLVMWMAAGFAMLEAGLVRSKNVSMQCLKNIALYSIAGLMFWITGYNLMYTGVDGGFIGSIGPYAFDPVGGNALDTGYSTASDWFFQMVFCATTASIVSGTLAERIKLWPFLIFTVVLTGFIYPIAGSWQWGAGWLSERGFSDFAGSTLVHSVGGWAALSGAIILGARKGKYGADGSVHPFPGSSMPLATLGTFILWLGWFGFNGASQLAMGTINDVSDISRIFANTNMAACAGVVVAIILTQVLYKKVDVTMALNGALAGLVSITAEPLAPSVVQSVFIGAVGGAIVVFAVPMLDKLKIDDVVGAIPVHLLAGIWGTLIVPLSNDGASWGTQILGIAAYGVFTMVASAIVWFILKAAMGIRVTAEEEALGLDKVEIGVEAYPEFGTGSQRL
- a CDS encoding HAD family hydrolase, producing the protein MAFEAILFDCDGVLVDSEKIYVEVEREHLARIGLHYELKDYMDRFQGLVANDFWAALDLDHQALGKGALPETFGPELDAATLERITRELAAIAGIKELLDAHSGPRAVASSSRLERLIQKLQHTGLHSYFEPHIYSGEQVDKGKPAPDLFLFAADNLGVTPAATLVVEDSVNGVRAGLAAGMTVWGFVGGGHCHAGHADQLLAAGAHRVVDSHDDLAALLLHQPA